One segment of Bacteroides caecimuris DNA contains the following:
- a CDS encoding type II toxin-antitoxin system RnlB family antitoxin, translating to MKTKDYQIISLGERSFLVVVLSLEMTDYYWTALQSELAKYNVADAEVYFDFLYRNGLKNRFFKTKLMGVSLLNNSLRKCKATQECISASDKFFTLHKDVIEHSVLSSIQKTFFRKKLDRTNILPTNVL from the coding sequence ATGAAGACAAAAGATTATCAAATAATCTCTTTAGGAGAACGAAGTTTTTTAGTAGTAGTTCTGTCATTGGAAATGACGGATTACTATTGGACTGCTCTCCAATCAGAATTGGCAAAATATAATGTTGCCGATGCTGAAGTTTATTTTGATTTTCTATACCGTAACGGATTAAAAAATAGATTTTTCAAAACTAAGCTCATGGGAGTTAGTCTATTGAATAATTCTTTGAGAAAATGTAAAGCTACACAAGAGTGTATTAGTGCTTCTGATAAATTCTTTACTTTGCATAAGGATGTGATTGAACATAGCGTATTATCGTCTATTCAAAAAACATTCTTTAGAAAGAAATTAGACAGAACTAATATTCTTCCGACAAATGTACTTTAA
- a CDS encoding master DNA invertase Mpi family serine-type recombinase yields MIYGYIRVSSDKQTVENQRFEINNFCDNQNMKIDGWIEETISGTKAYNKRELGKLLNKVQKDDLIICAELSRLGRNLFMIMEILNICMGKECRVWTIKDNYRLGEDIQSKVLAFAFGLSAEIERNLISQRTKEALARKKTEGVVLGRPKGKKSAPEKYKLHDKKILIQELLKAEVSQRKIAKICKVDRNTLARFIKTFMVET; encoded by the coding sequence ATGATATACGGATACATTAGAGTAAGCAGTGACAAGCAGACGGTAGAAAACCAACGTTTTGAAATCAATAATTTCTGCGACAATCAAAACATGAAAATTGATGGTTGGATTGAGGAAACCATTAGTGGAACAAAAGCCTACAACAAACGGGAACTTGGAAAGTTGCTCAACAAAGTACAGAAAGATGATTTGATTATCTGTGCTGAATTGTCCAGATTGGGCCGTAATCTCTTTATGATAATGGAAATTCTGAATATTTGCATGGGCAAGGAATGTAGGGTTTGGACTATCAAGGACAACTATCGGTTGGGGGAGGACATTCAAAGTAAGGTGTTGGCTTTTGCTTTTGGACTGTCAGCTGAAATTGAGCGTAACCTTATTAGCCAACGAACCAAAGAAGCTTTGGCACGAAAAAAAACAGAGGGGGTGGTATTGGGACGTCCTAAAGGGAAAAAGAGTGCTCCAGAGAAGTACAAGCTCCACGATAAGAAAATTCTCATACAAGAACTATTGAAAGCAGAAGTTTCACAGCGCAAAATCGCTAAAATTTGTAAAGTGGATAGAAATACGCTCGCCCGATTTATCAAGACTTTTATGGTAGAAACATAA
- a CDS encoding type II toxin-antitoxin system RnlA family toxin produces MAKKHSLSVENIDQVAIDFIATKPSYSIKITDCQEGKLKKIAITHNKETGILNCFINGGQVSYSTQGKAHLKGICEECWNVILQNTSIPCPDKKSFTAKGISEEDFDAFIDVLSESDEIEITTVNTDNNPAIRNQYHLKGKYDAKVSIIFYNNGTLFLQGAVTAFYIELITEIMETISSVPTEVMEDFLAIQPLVGCVIEKDLNKHFTKTENIEGSILEDFLKTSIALANSGVVVDDYGCYTFGIMKALDGLISKRLLEDAPDFKDYGTYFERGKDGNYHFLENVGTYNGNPSLKRALEKAYDFYNKNRHTTFHIDRRNLETSRTLYYDEAVNIIKDGLVIINDLCTNW; encoded by the coding sequence ATGGCTAAAAAGCACTCATTATCTGTTGAAAACATAGATCAGGTTGCTATTGATTTTATAGCGACAAAACCTTCATATTCAATCAAAATAACAGATTGCCAAGAAGGTAAATTAAAAAAAATAGCAATAACTCATAATAAGGAAACAGGTATCTTAAACTGTTTTATTAATGGCGGGCAAGTTTCTTACAGTACGCAAGGAAAAGCACATTTAAAAGGAATATGTGAAGAATGTTGGAACGTTATCCTTCAAAATACTTCAATTCCTTGCCCTGATAAGAAAAGCTTTACGGCAAAAGGAATAAGTGAAGAAGATTTTGATGCTTTTATAGATGTATTATCGGAAAGTGATGAAATCGAAATAACTACGGTCAATACAGATAACAATCCTGCTATCAGGAACCAATATCATTTAAAGGGGAAATATGATGCCAAGGTATCTATTATTTTTTATAATAATGGGACTTTATTTTTACAGGGAGCTGTAACAGCTTTTTATATTGAGCTTATTACAGAAATAATGGAGACAATATCTTCTGTTCCAACCGAAGTAATGGAAGACTTCTTGGCTATTCAACCTTTAGTTGGATGTGTGATAGAAAAAGATTTGAATAAGCATTTCACGAAAACTGAAAACATTGAAGGAAGTATTCTTGAAGATTTTCTGAAAACATCTATTGCTCTTGCTAACTCCGGTGTTGTGGTTGATGATTACGGGTGTTATACATTCGGTATAATGAAGGCTTTGGATGGCTTGATTAGCAAAAGACTCTTGGAAGACGCACCGGATTTTAAAGATTATGGTACATATTTTGAGAGAGGTAAAGACGGAAACTACCATTTTTTGGAGAATGTGGGAACTTACAATGGTAATCCCTCGTTAAAAAGAGCATTGGAAAAAGCGTATGACTTTTATAACAAGAATCGGCATACAACTTTCCATATTGATCGCAGGAACTTAGAAACAAGCAGAACCTTATATTATGATGAAGCGGTAAACATAATAAAGGACGGACTTGTTATTATAAATGACTTATGTACTAATTGGTAA
- a CDS encoding HipA N-terminal domain-containing protein — translation MKKQAIHSGKGQADFILTLNKLEVGTLLYADNVWFFSYSEEFKRQRDILPLVNFPTVDKEYSSSELWPFFVSRIPSRAQLQAPKGTERQDLVSLLKNYGRKTIANPYQLIPA, via the coding sequence ATGAAAAAACAGGCTATTCATTCGGGCAAAGGGCAGGCTGACTTCATCTTGACATTGAACAAACTGGAGGTCGGTACGTTGTTGTATGCCGATAATGTTTGGTTTTTCTCTTACTCGGAAGAGTTCAAGAGGCAGAGAGACATCCTGCCGTTGGTAAATTTCCCGACGGTAGATAAAGAATACTCATCCAGCGAGTTGTGGCCCTTCTTTGTTTCCCGCATACCGAGCCGTGCACAACTCCAAGCTCCCAAAGGTACAGAAAGGCAGGATTTGGTTTCTCTGCTTAAAAACTACGGTCGTAAGACGATAGCGAACCCGTATCAACTCATTCCGGCTTAG